The following DNA comes from Miscanthus floridulus cultivar M001 chromosome 5, ASM1932011v1, whole genome shotgun sequence.
AATTGGCTATCGGCAAACATGTTTGTCAAACCAGAAGGGTCAGACAAGTATGCAGTTTGCCATTCCACTTGAGTCCACATTTTATTAAGAGGTTCAAGTAACCAGGCAAGAACTTCTTGTTGCTGTTGAATCCTATGGAAACAAAAAAATACAAATTGTGACAAGCAACACTAAAACTACTTTTAGGCTGCAGGCATAAATACACAGAGGTTTAGCAGCCAAATACCCAGCAGAGGACGCCATCACAAGAAACGCTTCACATAAATGATTATGTTCACCACGTAGTAAGCGGCCCTCTCCTTGAAGGTAAGCCATGGTATCAGCAATGTTCTGTGTCATTGGAAAAGCATTTGAAACAATCAAAAGAGGGCATAAACAATGGTGAAAGCAACATAAAAGCATGGATGAATGGAAGCCCTAGAAAAACAGTTGCGTTCTGATTTAATCAGATCCTCTTCTACTCAAGAATGCAAGTCTGCCACCAACCAGTGACCAGGTTTATGACATGCATGTCCCAAAGATTTCAATGTAACATGACATGTACCAATCATTAGTTTACATATATCATAGAACTGTAACGGTCATTTGTAGTTCAAAAGGGCTGGGTAATTGGATAAGACTAAAAGATTTCAGTGTGACATGACCTGCATGTATTTACAATCCTTACAAGGCCACAAAGCAAATACAAGGGTAGCAAACTCTGGCAAGGTTCCCCAGAGGATACCAAATAACAAGACCCAGCCTAATAGAATATCGAAAAAATTCATCACTTTTAAATTCAAaagatgaagggcgggcctggtgcaagcggtagagtcttaccgcctgtgaccggaaggtcccgggttcgagtcgcggtctcctcgcattgcacaggctgagggtaaggcttgccactgacgcccttccccagaccccgcacagagcgggagctctctgcactgggtacgccctttttttttaaattcaaaagatGAACTGTGGTTTCAGATGAGATGGGCCCAGTACTGATCATTCTAGGCAGCCTTTCCTAGTTTGGGTCcctattttttattctttttggGACAAAGCTAGAATCTGAACTCTGTTTAAATACATCCTTCATGTCAGAAATCATAAAAATTTAAACCTGAGAATGTACATAAAAATCTGAACAATTAAGAAGTCTTTATTTAGGCTTGGTTTGGTTTTGCAATGGCTTTTCAGAGCCATGACATCAAACCTTAATAGAATAAAGGTTTCTCTAGCAGCAAATATATATTCCATTATGCAGCTCAGCACAGAGATGCTACTGATATAAACTTCATAGTGAAGCAAAAACTCAGCTCAATAATAATATCAAATGGAGCCTAAAGCCATCAATGAAAGCACCGTAGAGACCATTAAGTCTCCATCTTCCCTCTTGTAAATAGAAGGATAAACAGAGAAATGAATTTAATAGACACAACTGCAGTTAGAAACTTGAATATAGTACTGTAAGTGGTCTCTGCCATGATAATAAAAGGATGTGTCATTAAGCAACTCCATGTAGAATATAAAACAACAAGTGGTAAAGTGGCAATCAACTATGAGCTGAGCCTGACCTTCATGTGAGGCAGAAGAGCTTTATCAGCAGCTCTCGATATACGAATGAATGATGAGCAGATCTGCAACCTTGCTAGGCGAGAATTGTTTGATGGATCCTGCAGATACAGCCATACATTAAATGGCAGAAATGAGAACTGTAAACACTGTATGACTCTCTCTTCTtctattaatacaatgatacgcaagctctcctgcgtgttcgagaaaaaaaaaagaactgtAAACACAAAACTAGAAAAATGGCATGATAACCAAATAATTCAAATTAACTAAATAGAATAAAAATAAACAGCATGAAATGATTGCACGTGGTAACATTTGTCCAGCTCAAAGTAGCATCAGTTTTTCATTTCTAGAACATCACTCATAGAATTGAATTATATGATGGCTATCAATCTCCAGCCTCAATGGTTCACACTCCGCAGCATCATAGTACTATGGTATTTACTTAAGTAAAATGTAAATGTACCTGAAATGTGATTGGGAGAGACGTCAACAGTTCAAAAAGCTTATTAACAACACTGGCAACTGCATCTGGATAATATTTCAAGAAAGGGCCCAACAGCATCCAAATAATGACCATGAATAACTGCAAGGTTAGGTTCTGTCCACTTTAACGAAAGAAGCTGTTGAAGTAAACCTGGTTGACAAGCAGAAGGAAATTTAGCACCGACCAAACTGTAAGGCCAAAATAAAGTAAGTTAGGTTCGGTGATACCTTCAAAAATCTTGTGCAGTTGGGATTTCGTCTCCAAATCAGTTTTTCCACAATCAAATGAGCCATCAAAAATAGAACTGACAACTGCTTCAAGCCCCAGTTGAGCCCCTTCCATTGCGTCAAGATCCTGGAACCAAATTTCATTTTGCAGAGGTAGATAAACATCTGAATTAGAAGGTAACCCTTCATTGACCAAATGAAAATGGAAAGAGAAACCATTAATTTAGGTTTATGCGGTAAGAACTCTGTTTCAAAAAGAGATCATAGGCAGCATCTAGGCAATAGGCAAGCAGCACTGCCTTTCCTAGCACCTAGGCATTTTCCCATCAAGAGTGGCTTAGGGCTTGATCTCTGTATGAATTTCGGACACATTGGAGATGATGGAAGGTGACTTATGGTCATAGAACTCATGATGGGTGCATGATAATGCCAAATTGTTTCTTTTAATGTGCCAAAATTCTGTATTTAACATTGTGCTGTAACTCTACTGATTGAAAAGTACAATTGCCAAGAAATTCTTATGCAATGCCTAGGCGCTAAGCAGAGCTTGACCACCTGCCTAGTGCCTAGAACTTTTTGAAACATTGGGTAAACATATGCAGTTAATCCAACCTGGGgggatttagttgcttgattagCATCTCCAAAGACAACATTTATTCTCTGAACAATACTTGCTGCAGCAATCACAGATCTTTGAGAAGCAATGACTTTAATGAGATCCAACTGCAAGAAGATGCATAAGACACAGTTAACTGAGTTGTGGAGTGTGGACAATAAGAGGCCAGACAATATCCATCATTGGTCCAAAAAAAGGTACTGTAAATAGCCTTCTATAACttatgcatacatatatatagctGGGATCCTCCCAAGTATTTACAATACAAAAAGTTCCACTTGTATGGCAaacaacacaatcaaattggataCTTGAAGAAAGGAGAAGCATGTTGTATCTATCAAGGTAAAGAATCACTAATTGAAGGACATAGAAATGTACTATGAATAACTAGCCATCCTCCTAATTTTGAGTAGATTCACATCATGTAACAAAACTTCAAGAATCAAGACCAATGAAGACAAGAGATGACAAGAAATTATATTGATGGACAAGGGAAACCACAAATGATCTTTTAAGATTAACAAGGACAAAAGGCAAATCCTATTTTTAGAAGTCAGGAGAAAAGAAAACATACCAATTTGGTGCGGTAGTTGCAGAAGTCACTTTTCCCCTCAAGCTCTTCGCTCCATAGTTCTAACAACCCAGAAGTTGCACTTCCACTGTTCTTGAGCATTCTCTTGAAAGAAACATCCAAAATTGTACTGTATATTTCGTCAGTGACAAATACTGATAcccctttcttctccttttctgttGATAAGTCACCAGTAGATGCAGAATTACCAGCAGCAGAATTATCACCAGAAACACGTGCAACAGACTTAGCTTTCGATGGTTCTCTCAATACCACCTAGACAAAGTTTGTGTCAACTTCTCTAAAGTTACAAAATAATATGACATGCATTTCAGCTATGCAAAGAGAGATAAGGAGTATACCAGCCAAAATAATAACGATTGGAAATGAAGCACGATTTTGTAATGTTGGTAATACTCCAGCATCTGCAAGGAAACGAAATTTGTTTGAAGAATAGCAAAAAGTAAGAGACCGAGTGGTAACGCGTGGAAATCATGTCAGTGAAATTTTAAGATTTGATTGAATTTCATTAAGCATATTCAAAATAGCCATGTGGTGATGTTATGTTACACAGGTAAACAGGCATTGCCCACATGTAATACATATAGGACATCATCGCGTTAGTAACCATTACCCTTACCCGCCAGCCAGGAACCAAATATTCTAGGATAGCCAGACTTTCAGATGTGCCAATATAACTTATAAACAGCCAAAAAGTTTCATTTGATTTTGAATTTAAAGAGTTAATCACAAGAAAGTTACACAACCATGATCAAGGCAGCAGGTCCTAGTGGCAAGATGTTAACATGCATGTGTCACAGAGTGGGTTGAATCCCACATTAGCTACACTTATTTTGCTTTTCCATTTAAATTTATGAAAAAAATAGGTATGGCAGTTGTCGAATTCAATCCTAACACCACATAGAAAAACTTAGGATCTTGCAAGTTGCAAGTACAGCAGTACCACTTTCTTGTCAAACTCAGTTTTTTAGGCATCTTTATTCTCAAGTTTTAAGTGAGAAATTCATATTTCAACAACTAAATAGACAGCCTTTCCCAAAATTTCAACAACCCCAGATATATTTCTTTTGATACCCTAGATGCCAAATAGCAAGGGATCAAGAGAAGATGCTGCACGGCAGTAAAAATAACCTTTACTCTTTAAAAAGTACGAGAAGTGTATTTGGAAATGCTCACTTGTTGTAAGAACTGGAAAGTCCTGGCTCCATCGGCTAGTATGCATTGCATGTTTGAAGATCCTAGAGCAACCATTGTCTCACAAACACACGATGCAAACTCATATTCGCTCTCATCAATAGAGCTGGGATGCATGCCAGATCTGGTCAAAAATTGTTGTGAAATGTTCATCAACACCTGGAAAATGTTGCACATTGCAGCATCATACTCAGCAACTGCCACATCCACAGGTCTTTTTCTGAGACAGGTGGCACCACAAAAGCAAGAACATATCAGGAAGGAAAAACCAGTGAAATTAACTTTTGGTGTACATAAAGTCTCTCCATACCTCTGGCATATCACTTTAAAAAACTCGCAAGCATGGAGGCGAAAATCGCTGTAAGAAAGCAAGGACCCAAATCTGCAAAATGAACAGAATAACTATGAGGCAAGTGAGAATCCCATTAAAAAACTAGGGATGTCAAATGCTCCAGTAAACATACCCATGAATTAAACCATATTTGGCTAGATCTGTCACAGGAGCCCATTCAGCATATGCATTGACAGCATTCAGAACTGCCAGTCACTGTCCCTGCATGTTGTTTCGCCAAATCCATTTGCTGCTTTGCATGCTCACTTAAAGCAGCAACAAAATGTTTCTCAAGTAGCTACAAAACAATACATTACATGATACTTGTGGTCAGTATGCTTCAGAGTATCATGAACCAAGGCAACCCAACAGAACCATTGGCACCTATTGGACAAGGTGAAGGTGTAAAGGCAAACTTACAGAATACAATAAAGGTAGAATTTGTGACAGTGACTCAGTAAGGCCGCGTAACAGAGATCTCCGCCTATCACCTATCGTGACAAAAAAAAAGAAGTTTACAGAAGAGAACACATAACCTAACACAAGAGGAAAAGGTTTTCCATTCTTCTAATTTGATGTTAACAGAAGAGAACACATAACATAACCTAATAACAGAAGAGAAAAGGTTTTTCGTTCTTCTAATTTGATGTTAACAGAAGAGAACACATAACATAACCTAATAACAGAAGAGAAAAGGTTTTCCATTCTTCTAATTTGATGGTTTAAACTTGGAATCAGAGAATGAATCTAGTTTCAAGTCCTGAACACAGATAATAAATTAAAAAGTAACTTACCCTCCAAATCTTCATTATGAACAGTGATATCCTCTGGAAGCCACCTTAGAATCATGGCAACTAACTCAGCCTAACACAAGAAGGTTCCAAAATGCAATTCAACCTATCAGATGGTAGAACAGATCTAAACCTGAAAGGCTGATGGGAAACATTACCTCAATAGGGCCACTGTTAGAGACAGAAACAATAGATGGGAGTAAAGTATTCCACAAATCAACTCCCTCCCTTCGAACTACCTACAAAGAGGAGATACTTGCTAAGGTAGAGTACTTGAAGTTGTAACTGCCTACAGCTAACGAATTTCACAAAGTAAAAATGAAAAGAACAAAGGTATAGTGGTAAACCTCTGCTACTAAAGCAGCTGTTTGACTCTTCAAGGCCCACACCTCATGAGGACCAACAACATCCGATATCAAATTAATTGTCAAATTAGCAAATTCATTCCGCTCTGCAGCACTGAGCTCCTCCCACCTCAATCTTACCAGGTGCTGCAAAAATAAGTAAGAAATCATCAATTGATCCAGGAGAGAGAGTAATGGATACCACTAAGATATAGTTCTGCTTCTATAAAAAGCTGTACAGCACAATCATGATTATAAATTCTAGTATAGCTAATGGATAAGTTCCACCATGGCGATTAGCCGATTAGGCCCAAGATGTTGCCTGGCGGAGAATATTGACCAGCTAAAACAGCTGCGCATCCAGGAGCTAAGCATAGCAGAGATGTGCATGTCGCGAtagatttgtggtcataataAGGATCAAGTTTGAATCAACAATATAGGTAATCACCTGATAGGGTAGGGGTGGCAACAATTAAGGTAAAGCTTGTACAACATCAGTTGAGATGGTTCGGACATATCCTACGGAGGCCTACAGAGGCACCAGAGGATAGAGAAATCCTAAGGTGTGACTAGTGTGAAAAGAGGCAGGGGTTGATCAAACCTGACACAGGACATAAGAGGAGGGAGTAGAGACTTAGAGAAGGGTAGGAAACTACCCAAAGAACAAGCATTGGTTAGGCACACATGGAAAACAACAATCCAAATACCAATAACATCGGCTAGATGGTCAGTCCCCATTTACTATTTCCATTACTATTACTGATacctcttatttttcttttttactctattcaattatttattttctttctttttcctcaTGTTGAGTTTCATCTCTATCCTACCCCAACTTATCTGGGAATAagaggctttgttgttgttactGTCGCTTTTGGTTTGCTCAGATGGACCTCTGTTATTTTTCTATCACGCTCCGGCACTGATCTGATCATTCTAAAATACCTCTGATAATTTTTGTTGGCTCCACATTTATTCATCAGCTTGTTAAATTAATGCTAGGTGGATGCAGTGAATGAGGCAAGAAAATAAACCGGTGCCTATTTTCTGTTGTAAAAAATCCAGTTAATAAGAATTACGCTGAATCCAGGGAATCGACTCCATCTGTGCACCAGTTGTAATCCAAGCGGTAAGATAAGAGGTGAGCCTGTGGTGATTTACAACAAGTACAGTAAAAGAATACAAGTACACTGCATTTACTATGGATATTTTGTCTTGGCCATTTATATGCTTTTATCTCTTGTGCTTGTGCTGGACACAGGCAAACAATAATGACCTACAAGAGTACAATACAATGGTAACTACAGATAAAGAAAATATGTTTTCTCTGAAAAACTACAATGTTCAATGAAAAATGACAACAAAGATCATAGTAATCAATGTAATGAACACCATGATCGTGGTGATCAACATGACCATAATCATCACAGAATGGCTTTACCGCTATGATTCAACCATAGGAAAGGCAATTGCTAGCAAGGTAAGTAAAAAGTTGTAATTGCCAAATAACTTATAAAGCAGCCAGACCAAATCAAAGAACAGTGCCATGCTCAATTTGATCTAACACCAACTATACTAATCACTTGCAAAGAAATATATGGTTCAGTGTTTAGACAAGTTCAATAGGGATAGAAAATGAAATGCTATTGCCTCCATTAAGGAAAAAGTGCATGTTAAGATGTCCACATTTACTAAAAGCAAGTAAGCAACAGGTTTCCACATATTTGTTATTGCTCATGTAGCTTTGTGAAATTTGAGTGTTGACCTCAAAGTGCACCTGAAGTCCTAAACAAATACCGCAAGAACAACTGGGGAGTGTACAGATTTTATGCTACTTATTGCTAAAGCAATCCATACAATCCCAATCAAAAGAATCACAAAGACAGAGACAGGATTCAAGTTTTACCTGCAACATCTTGAACCCGTGCAAGCGGATCTCTGACGTCTGGTCCTTCGAACCAAGAGAAACGATGTGCTTGCCAAGGCTCGGACGTCTCCACTCTTAACCTGTAGTTAGTGAGCCTTGTTAGCACACTGTCTGCATTGCATTTAGGAGAAACGGGGCATCACAGGATTTCTAGAATAGCAGCAGGAATGTGCAGTCAGAGTAAGGAATAGAAACTTCAGTAGTTGGAGCGGTGTTAGCCATTAGACGCTAGCTCAAGCGATGAACAGAACAGTGGTAGCAATCACACAAACTTAAGAACTCTATGGACCGATGATAGACACAAAAATAACTAAGTAAAACCAAATGCCCAGTAGTGTAACAACCACTTCAACATTTGCTATCGACCCGCAAAGCCCGTGAAACAGCAGTTCATGGATTAGGCAAAAATCCAGCCACAACAAGTGCCATGTACCAAGCAAGCGCTCCGCACCACGCTGCAACACCGGTGGCGAGAGCAAAACAAAAGCAGAGTCGGGAGAGCGAAGCCCAAAGGGAAAGAGAGGGTGACGGCCCCCGGAGTAGCACGGACCGATTCGAGGTACGCgaaggcggcggcgcgggcgtcgGGGGAGGAGCGCCAGTCCATCACGGCGGAGATCGCGGCCGCCGCCGAAGCAGCGGCCGCAGCGGCGGGTTCGGCCGCCATCTTCGGGCAGTACTGTTCCCGACGGTTGTCAAAGACTATGAGGACGATGGTGTTGCTAGGGCTCGGGGTGGGGCAATGGCTTGCTGTGGCAGAGCCGGCGGAGCGGCTAGGGTTTGAGCGGCGTCGCCGGGGGCGGAGATGGGCTCCTCCGCTGGATTGCGTGGGTTTAAGGCGGAGGGGagtcaggactcaggagtgggtgGGTGGGTGAAGAACGTGAGACGGGAAGGGGGGACTTGAGTCGAGGATCGAGGGGAGTAGGGGGCACGGCAAGAAAGGGAAGCGCTGCCGAAAAAGAGGTGGTCGGTCGCCGCGGAGTATTTCCGTGTCTTTCTTTACCAAAAGAAACACGCCCGTGCGTCAAAGCATAACTCCCCTGAAGTCCTCGAAccataaaatttgtaaaactgCACTCTTAACAAGTGCATGTTTAGTTCCTaaatttttgcaaaatttttttaagatttctcgtcacatcgaatctttgacgcatgcatgaagcattaaatataaataaaaaataaaactaattacacagtttagacgaaattcacgagacgaatcttttaagcctataacaacgaaagtgctacagtactattttccaaaaaatttcgccaactaaacaggcCTAAATAAGAAAGAGAGATCCGAGTACCTCAGCTTAACAGCAGTTTCCATATATAACAACAATCTTAGTTACCGGAGATTAGTAAGGCATCCATCAATGAATTGAACTTCGACCGCAGTCACACATGCCAAAGTACGTAATGTTCTTTCACAAAATATGTTAATCTATACGAATTTCTATTTGCTGAGAATTGTGATCAGCAACACAACGAgacaatgcaacaaacaagtagCTAAAATAACATAGAAGCTCTATCTAACTCCAATTATTACATTACAGAATTACTAAACCAACTTCAAGGGATTCAATTTTTCATTTGAGACTGTGCTTAATATGATTATTAAATTTTCATTTTCGCAATCTAAGACCGATTGCTAGTGTGTATTGTCAGTGTTTTTTTACCACCAACTGTGATTATACAGCCTGTTCATTTGATCGTATCAATCATATtaatataatattttttctcGCAACAAAAACAACATCAGTGAGTTTATAAGTCACCTAATCGATCAAGCGAAGCGGGGACGGAGCGTGTTAAGCTCCAGCTCCGAATAAAGACGCTCCTCCTGCAGCGCCCATTCAGCTCATTCATCACCCGGATTCCAACGCGTGTCCATCCTTGACCCTCCCGAAAGCCGAAAAGCCTAAGAGTCCCCTTACCGCCGCCGGCCGCTGCCATGGACGTTGGCGCGAAGGAGGAGAGGGATCAGGTGTGGTGGGGCCACCGCGCGTGGTCCCTCCTCTCCGCTGTCCGCGCACGGGCGCCGCTAGTGCAGTGCATCACCAACCTCGTCTCCATGGACATCGCCGCCAACGTGCTCCTCGCCGCGGGCGCCTCGCCGGCCATGGTCCACTCCCTCCGCGAGGTGCCCGACTTCACCCCGCGCTGCGACGCCGTGTACGTCAACGTCGGCACGCTCTCGGAGGACTGGCTCCCCTCCATGCGCGCCGCCGCCTTCCCCGGCCGCCCGTGGGTGCTCgaccccgtcgccgccgccgcctccgggtTCCGGATGGAAGCCTGCCTCGAGCTCCTCTCGCTCTGCCCAGCAGTCGTCAGGGGGAACGCCTCTGAGATTCTCGCGCTCGCCTCCC
Coding sequences within:
- the LOC136449973 gene encoding LOW QUALITY PROTEIN: protein HASTY 1-like (The sequence of the model RefSeq protein was modified relative to this genomic sequence to represent the inferred CDS: inserted 1 base in 1 codon; deleted 2 bases in 2 codons); translation: MAAEPAAAAAASAAAAISAVMDWRSSPDARAAAFAYLESVKSGDVRALASTSFLLVXKDQTSEIRLHGFKMLQHLVRLRWEELSAAERNEFANLTINLISDVVGPHEVWALKSQTAALVAEVVRREGVDLWNTLLPSIVSVSNSGPIEAELVAMILRWLPEDITVHNEDLEGDRRRSLLRGLTESLSQILPLLYSLLEKHFVAALSEHAKQQMDLAKQHAGTVTAVLNAVNAYAEWAPVTDLAKYGLIHGFGSLLSYSDFRLHACEFFKVICQRKRPVDVAVAEYDAAMCNIFQVLMNISQQFLTRSGMHPSSIDESEYEFASCVCETMVALGSSNMQCILADGARTFQFLQQMLEYYQHYKIVLHFQSLLFWLVVLREPSKAKSVARVSGDNSAAGNSASTGDLSTEKEKKGVSVFVTDEIYSTILDVSFKRMLKNSGSATSGLLELWSEELEGKSDFCNYRTKLLDLIKVIASQRSVIAAASIVQRINVVFGDANQATKSPQDLDAMEGAQLGLEAVVSSIFDGSFDCGKTDLETKSQLHKIFEGLLQQLLSLKWTEPNLAVIHGHYLDALGPFLKYYPDAVASVVNKLFELLTSLPITFQDPSNNSRLARLQICSSFIRISRAADKALLPHMKNIADTMAYLQGEGRLLRGEHNHLCEAFLVMASSAGIQQQQEVLAWLLEPLNKMWTQVEWQTAYLSDPSGLTNMFADSQFMWSIYHTVTFFEKALKRSGTKKSSATPQAPTTTVPGYLHPMSSHLAWIVPPLLRLLRCIHALWSEPFAQSQTGEIKAAKSMTVAEQASLLGETGKLTKGQVAPADGLLDVQRDGESKENNIKNWLRGIRDSGYNVLGLAATLGEAFFRCIEGSSVTLALMENVQVTEFRHLRQLIHLVIIPFVKYCPADLWDVWLVNLLQPLFVHCQQALNYSWSSLLHEGRAKVPDSIGNLPGSELKVEVMEEKLLRDLTREVCSVLWALSSPGLNNGLPSLEQLGPSNRMDSVLKNLESFASSSLTGFLMLHIGTALPALRISVEVFTWTDSEAVTKVIPFCGALIHLAVASNQAELRQFVAKDLFSSIIHGLSVESNSVMSAELVGLCREIYVYLSDRDPAPRQVLLSLPHIKQEDLLAFDDSLSKTASLKEQKQHMRSLLLLATGNKLRALAAQKTTTVITNVTTRNRSSTAHHGSSAEEDGHIGLATLSST